In the Setaria italica strain Yugu1 chromosome VI, Setaria_italica_v2.0, whole genome shotgun sequence genome, one interval contains:
- the LOC101753557 gene encoding putative potassium transporter 12 isoform X3 has translation MSTDVVVIVAVVILIGLFCMQHYGTDKVGWLFAPLVLLWFILIGSVGVVNIHKYNSSVLRAYNPVYIFRYFRRGKSEIWTSLGGVMLSITGTEALYADLCHFPVLAIQIAFTLVVFPCLLLAYTGQAAYIIDHKDHVADAFYRSIPGAIYWPALIIATLAAVVASQATISATYSIIKQALALGCFPRVNVVHTSKKFLGQIYIPDINWVLMILCIAVTAGFKNQSQIGNAYGTAVVIVMLVTTFLMVPVMLLVWKSHWILVVIFLVLSLTVELPYFTACINKVDQGGWVPLVIAITFFIIMYVWHFCTVKRYEFEMHSKVSMAWILGLGPSLGLVRVPGIGFVYTELASGVPLIFSHFITNLPAIHSVVVFVCVKYLPVYTVPVEERFIMKRIGPKNYHMFRCVARYGYKDIHKKDEDFEKMLLDRLFLFVRLESMMDGYSDSEDFTMMEQKPERSTRALLAEKAGSNTMSSIGDMSYSSHDSIMPAKSPLTGNSLTRYSSQTFGDEQEFLNRCKDAGVVHILGNTVVRARRDSGIVKKVAVNYVYAFLRKLCRENSVIFNVPHESLLNVGQIYYI, from the exons ATGAGTACAG ATGTGGTTGTAATCGTTGCTGTGGTCATATTAATTGGCTTATTCTGCATGCAACACTATGGGACAGATAAAGTTGGGTGGCTCTTTGCACCTCTAGTGCTCCTTTGGTTTATTCTAATTGGGAGCGTTGGGGTAGTGAACATACACAAGTACAACAGTTCTGTTCTAAGAGCGTATAATCCGGTCTACATCTTCCGGTATTTCAGACGAGGGAAGTCCGAGATTTGGACATCTCTTGGAGGGGTCATGCTTAGCATCACAG GAACTGAAGCATTGTATGCTGATCTATGTCACTTCCCTGTACTGGCTATTCAG ATCGCCTTCACCCTAGTGGTGTTCCCATGCCTTCTACTGGCGTACACTGGGCAGGCTGCTTACATTATCGACCACAAGGACCATGTAGCTGATGCTTTCTATCGCTCCATCCCAG GTGCCATATACTGGCCAGCACTCATCATAGCAACTCTTGCGGCTGTAGTTGCAAGTCAAGCAACCATATCTGCTACCTACTCAATAATAAAGCAAGCTCTTGCACTGGGTTGTTTTCCCCGTGTCAATGTTGTCCATACATCAAAGAAATTTCTGGGACAGATTTATATCCCTGACATCAACTGGGTACTTATGATTCTTTGCATTGCTGTAACTGCTGGATTCAAGAACCAAAGCCAGATAGGAAATGCTTATG GCACTGCGGTGGTGATTGTTATGCTAGTTACAACATTCCTTATGGTCCCAGTGATGCTGCTTGTATGGAAGAGTCACTGGATCCTTGTTGTCATCTTCCTCGTGCTCTCCTTGACAGTTGAGCTCCCATACTTTACAGCCTGCATTAATAAAGTGGACCAAGGTGGATGGGTCCCACTAGTCATCGCGATAACCTTCTTCATTATCATGTATGTGTGGCATTTCTGCACCGTGAAGCGTTATGAATTTGAGATGCACAGCAAGGTATCTATGGCCTGGATTCTGGGATTAGGGCCAAGCCTTGGCCTTGTCAGGGTTCCTGGGATAGGATTTGTATACACCGAGCTGGCAAGTGGCGTCCCGCTTATCTTCTCCCATTTCATCACCAACCTCCCTGCCATCCATTCAGTTGTTGTATTTGTCTGTGTGAAGTACCTCCCGGTATATACAGTCCCTGTTGAAGAACGGTTCATCATGAAGAGGATTGGTCCAAAGAACTACCACATGTTTCGCTGTGTTGCAAGGTATGGATACAAGGACATCCACAAGAAAGACGAAGACTTTGAGAAGATGCTCCTCGACAGGCTCTTTCTCTTCGTCAGACTGGAGAGCATGATGGATGGCTACTCCGACTCCGAGGATTTCACCATGATGGAGCAGAAGCCTGAGAGGTCCACCAGAGCACTGCTGGCTGAGAAGGCTGGAAGCAACACGATGAGCTCGATTGGTGACATGAGCTACTCATCACATGACTCCATCATGCCGGCAAAGTCACCTTTGACAGGGAACAGCCTGACAAGGTACTCGAGCCAGACATTCGGCGATGAGCAGGAATTCCTGAACCGGTGCAAGGATGCTGGCGTCGTGCACATCCTTGGGAACACGGTCGTGCGGGCGCGCAGGGATTCAGGGATCGTCAAGAAGGTGGCTGTGAATTATGTTTACGCCTTCCTTAGGAAGCTCTGCAGGGAGAACAGTGTGATCTTCAATGTTCCTCATGAAAGCCTTCTGAATGTAGGCCAGATATATTACATATGA
- the LOC101753557 gene encoding putative potassium transporter 12 isoform X1: MLMASISDSETTNRGSMWELDQNLDQPMDEEASQLKNMYREKKFSSILLLRLAFQSLGVVFGDLGTSPLYVFYNIFPHGVDDDEDVIGALSLIIYTLTLIPLMKYVFVVLRANDNGQGGTFALYSLLCRHAKVSTIPNQHKTDEELTTYSRQTYEENSLAAKVKRWLEGHAYKKNCLLILVLIGTCTAIGDGILTPAISVLSASGGIRVQNQNMSTDVVVIVAVVILIGLFCMQHYGTDKVGWLFAPLVLLWFILIGSVGVVNIHKYNSSVLRAYNPVYIFRYFRRGKSEIWTSLGGVMLSITGTEALYADLCHFPVLAIQIAFTLVVFPCLLLAYTGQAAYIIDHKDHVADAFYRSIPGAIYWPALIIATLAAVVASQATISATYSIIKQALALGCFPRVNVVHTSKKFLGQIYIPDINWVLMILCIAVTAGFKNQSQIGNAYGTAVVIVMLVTTFLMVPVMLLVWKSHWILVVIFLVLSLTVELPYFTACINKVDQGGWVPLVIAITFFIIMYVWHFCTVKRYEFEMHSKVSMAWILGLGPSLGLVRVPGIGFVYTELASGVPLIFSHFITNLPAIHSVVVFVCVKYLPVYTVPVEERFIMKRIGPKNYHMFRCVARYGYKDIHKKDEDFEKMLLDRLFLFVRLESMMDGYSDSEDFTMMEQKPERSTRALLAEKAGSNTMSSIGDMSYSSHDSIMPAKSPLTGNSLTRYSSQTFGDEQEFLNRCKDAGVVHILGNTVVRARRDSGIVKKVAVNYVYAFLRKLCRENSVIFNVPHESLLNVGQIYYI, translated from the exons ATGCTAATGGCGTCGATATCAGATAGCGAGACAACCAACCGGGGAAGTATGTGGGAGCTGGATCAAAACCTTGATCAACCCATGGATGAGGAGGCCAGTCAGCTGAAGAACATGTACAGAGAAAAG AAGTTTTCATCAATTTTGTTACTGCGGCTTGCATTTCAGAGCCTTGGCGTAGTATTTGGTGACTTAGGTACATCACCATTGTATGTTTTCTACAATATCTTTCCACATGGggtggatgatgatgaagatgttaTTGGAGCTCTGTCCTTGATCATTTACACACTTACTCTCATCCCTCTGATGAAGTATGTTTTTGTCGTCTTGCGAGCCAATGATAATGGTCAAG GTGGCACATTTGCTCTTTATTCTCTACTGTGCCGGCATGCAAAGGTCAGCACTATACCCAACCAACATAAGACCGATGAAGAATTAACCACATATAGTCGGCAAACTTATGAGGAGAATTCACTTGCAGCAAAAGTGAAGAGATGGCTAGAGGGACATGCATATAAAAAGAACTGTCTTCTTATTCTTGTCCTCATTGGTACATGTACTGCCATTGGAGATGGAATCCTTACTCCTGCTATATCAG TTCTTTCTGCATCAGGTGGAATAAGGGTTCAGAATCAGAACATGAGTACAG ATGTGGTTGTAATCGTTGCTGTGGTCATATTAATTGGCTTATTCTGCATGCAACACTATGGGACAGATAAAGTTGGGTGGCTCTTTGCACCTCTAGTGCTCCTTTGGTTTATTCTAATTGGGAGCGTTGGGGTAGTGAACATACACAAGTACAACAGTTCTGTTCTAAGAGCGTATAATCCGGTCTACATCTTCCGGTATTTCAGACGAGGGAAGTCCGAGATTTGGACATCTCTTGGAGGGGTCATGCTTAGCATCACAG GAACTGAAGCATTGTATGCTGATCTATGTCACTTCCCTGTACTGGCTATTCAG ATCGCCTTCACCCTAGTGGTGTTCCCATGCCTTCTACTGGCGTACACTGGGCAGGCTGCTTACATTATCGACCACAAGGACCATGTAGCTGATGCTTTCTATCGCTCCATCCCAG GTGCCATATACTGGCCAGCACTCATCATAGCAACTCTTGCGGCTGTAGTTGCAAGTCAAGCAACCATATCTGCTACCTACTCAATAATAAAGCAAGCTCTTGCACTGGGTTGTTTTCCCCGTGTCAATGTTGTCCATACATCAAAGAAATTTCTGGGACAGATTTATATCCCTGACATCAACTGGGTACTTATGATTCTTTGCATTGCTGTAACTGCTGGATTCAAGAACCAAAGCCAGATAGGAAATGCTTATG GCACTGCGGTGGTGATTGTTATGCTAGTTACAACATTCCTTATGGTCCCAGTGATGCTGCTTGTATGGAAGAGTCACTGGATCCTTGTTGTCATCTTCCTCGTGCTCTCCTTGACAGTTGAGCTCCCATACTTTACAGCCTGCATTAATAAAGTGGACCAAGGTGGATGGGTCCCACTAGTCATCGCGATAACCTTCTTCATTATCATGTATGTGTGGCATTTCTGCACCGTGAAGCGTTATGAATTTGAGATGCACAGCAAGGTATCTATGGCCTGGATTCTGGGATTAGGGCCAAGCCTTGGCCTTGTCAGGGTTCCTGGGATAGGATTTGTATACACCGAGCTGGCAAGTGGCGTCCCGCTTATCTTCTCCCATTTCATCACCAACCTCCCTGCCATCCATTCAGTTGTTGTATTTGTCTGTGTGAAGTACCTCCCGGTATATACAGTCCCTGTTGAAGAACGGTTCATCATGAAGAGGATTGGTCCAAAGAACTACCACATGTTTCGCTGTGTTGCAAGGTATGGATACAAGGACATCCACAAGAAAGACGAAGACTTTGAGAAGATGCTCCTCGACAGGCTCTTTCTCTTCGTCAGACTGGAGAGCATGATGGATGGCTACTCCGACTCCGAGGATTTCACCATGATGGAGCAGAAGCCTGAGAGGTCCACCAGAGCACTGCTGGCTGAGAAGGCTGGAAGCAACACGATGAGCTCGATTGGTGACATGAGCTACTCATCACATGACTCCATCATGCCGGCAAAGTCACCTTTGACAGGGAACAGCCTGACAAGGTACTCGAGCCAGACATTCGGCGATGAGCAGGAATTCCTGAACCGGTGCAAGGATGCTGGCGTCGTGCACATCCTTGGGAACACGGTCGTGCGGGCGCGCAGGGATTCAGGGATCGTCAAGAAGGTGGCTGTGAATTATGTTTACGCCTTCCTTAGGAAGCTCTGCAGGGAGAACAGTGTGATCTTCAATGTTCCTCATGAAAGCCTTCTGAATGTAGGCCAGATATATTACATATGA
- the LOC111257628 gene encoding nuclear transcription factor Y subunit C-6-like — translation MDQHSQINKVVGGATNVDTPAASYALTPFLQHVPMESVPPSSVGAAFLPFSASQGSVAYPSAILPLLSNQQPSQTDPFEAATNDAAYALTALTTYNHQPEALASVPPSSSAGATFLPAPASQGAPTAYQTAIPPPLSNQHQAALLQKLQQQQLQAFWAGQLAEAEQATDLKVHSLPLARIKKIMKADEDVKMIAAEAPVVFAKACEMFILELTLRSWLHTEGTKRRTMQRSDVSAAIMANEMFDFLMDVTPTEQQTNGDGVLPPPPPLQTTAGQVPFPMHVPFPMYANHQPPFMWPTPEYQQQQNPGGGNE, via the coding sequence ATGGATCAGCACTCACAGATTAACAAGGTCGTTGGAGGTGCCACAAATGTTGATACCCCTGCTGCATCATATGCCCTAACCCCGTTCCTACAGCATGTACCAATGGAATCAGTGCCTCCATCGTCAGTTGGCGCTGCCTTCCTTCCATTTTCAGCTTCCCAGGGTTCTGTAGCCTACCCATCTGCCATTCTGCCACTGCTCTCAAACCAGCAACCCTCACAGACCGACCCTTTTGAAGCGGCTACAAATGATGCAGCATATGCCCTAACAGCCCTAACAACATACAATCACCAACCTGAAGCATTGGCATCAGTGCCTCCATCATCATCAGCTGGCGCCACCTTCCTTCCAGCTCCAGCCTCCCAGGGTGCCCCTACTGCCTACCAAActgccatcccgccgccgctctccaaCCAGCACCAGGCCGCGTTACTCCAGAAGTTACAGCAGCAACAGCTCCAGGCTTTCTGGGCCGGCCAGCTGGCTGAGGCCGAGCAGGCAACGGACCTCAAGGTCCACAGCCTGCCCCTGGCGCGCATCAAGAAGATCATGAAGGCCGACGAGGACGTCAAGATGATCGCGGCCGAGGCGCCCGTGGTGTTCGCCAAGGCCTGCGAGATGTTCATCCTCGAGCTCACGCTGCGGTCGTGGCTCCACACCGAGGGGACCAAGCGCCGGACGATGCAGCGGAGCGACGTCTCTGCGGCGATCATGGCCAACGAGATGTTTGATTTCCTGATGGATGTCACTCCGACGGAGCAGCAGACAAACGGGGATGGAGttctgccgccaccgccaccgctgcaGACGACAGCCGGCCAGGTCCCCTTTCCAATGCACGTCCCCTTTCCAATGTATGCGAACCACCAGCCTCCATTCATGTGGCCGACGCCGGAgtatcagcagcagcagaatcctggtggtgggaaTGAGTAA
- the LOC101753557 gene encoding putative potassium transporter 12 isoform X2, producing the protein MKFVEGGTFALYSLLCRHAKVSTIPNQHKTDEELTTYSRQTYEENSLAAKVKRWLEGHAYKKNCLLILVLIGTCTAIGDGILTPAISVLSASGGIRVQNQNMSTDVVVIVAVVILIGLFCMQHYGTDKVGWLFAPLVLLWFILIGSVGVVNIHKYNSSVLRAYNPVYIFRYFRRGKSEIWTSLGGVMLSITGTEALYADLCHFPVLAIQIAFTLVVFPCLLLAYTGQAAYIIDHKDHVADAFYRSIPGAIYWPALIIATLAAVVASQATISATYSIIKQALALGCFPRVNVVHTSKKFLGQIYIPDINWVLMILCIAVTAGFKNQSQIGNAYGTAVVIVMLVTTFLMVPVMLLVWKSHWILVVIFLVLSLTVELPYFTACINKVDQGGWVPLVIAITFFIIMYVWHFCTVKRYEFEMHSKVSMAWILGLGPSLGLVRVPGIGFVYTELASGVPLIFSHFITNLPAIHSVVVFVCVKYLPVYTVPVEERFIMKRIGPKNYHMFRCVARYGYKDIHKKDEDFEKMLLDRLFLFVRLESMMDGYSDSEDFTMMEQKPERSTRALLAEKAGSNTMSSIGDMSYSSHDSIMPAKSPLTGNSLTRYSSQTFGDEQEFLNRCKDAGVVHILGNTVVRARRDSGIVKKVAVNYVYAFLRKLCRENSVIFNVPHESLLNVGQIYYI; encoded by the exons ATGAAATTTGTAGAAG GTGGCACATTTGCTCTTTATTCTCTACTGTGCCGGCATGCAAAGGTCAGCACTATACCCAACCAACATAAGACCGATGAAGAATTAACCACATATAGTCGGCAAACTTATGAGGAGAATTCACTTGCAGCAAAAGTGAAGAGATGGCTAGAGGGACATGCATATAAAAAGAACTGTCTTCTTATTCTTGTCCTCATTGGTACATGTACTGCCATTGGAGATGGAATCCTTACTCCTGCTATATCAG TTCTTTCTGCATCAGGTGGAATAAGGGTTCAGAATCAGAACATGAGTACAG ATGTGGTTGTAATCGTTGCTGTGGTCATATTAATTGGCTTATTCTGCATGCAACACTATGGGACAGATAAAGTTGGGTGGCTCTTTGCACCTCTAGTGCTCCTTTGGTTTATTCTAATTGGGAGCGTTGGGGTAGTGAACATACACAAGTACAACAGTTCTGTTCTAAGAGCGTATAATCCGGTCTACATCTTCCGGTATTTCAGACGAGGGAAGTCCGAGATTTGGACATCTCTTGGAGGGGTCATGCTTAGCATCACAG GAACTGAAGCATTGTATGCTGATCTATGTCACTTCCCTGTACTGGCTATTCAG ATCGCCTTCACCCTAGTGGTGTTCCCATGCCTTCTACTGGCGTACACTGGGCAGGCTGCTTACATTATCGACCACAAGGACCATGTAGCTGATGCTTTCTATCGCTCCATCCCAG GTGCCATATACTGGCCAGCACTCATCATAGCAACTCTTGCGGCTGTAGTTGCAAGTCAAGCAACCATATCTGCTACCTACTCAATAATAAAGCAAGCTCTTGCACTGGGTTGTTTTCCCCGTGTCAATGTTGTCCATACATCAAAGAAATTTCTGGGACAGATTTATATCCCTGACATCAACTGGGTACTTATGATTCTTTGCATTGCTGTAACTGCTGGATTCAAGAACCAAAGCCAGATAGGAAATGCTTATG GCACTGCGGTGGTGATTGTTATGCTAGTTACAACATTCCTTATGGTCCCAGTGATGCTGCTTGTATGGAAGAGTCACTGGATCCTTGTTGTCATCTTCCTCGTGCTCTCCTTGACAGTTGAGCTCCCATACTTTACAGCCTGCATTAATAAAGTGGACCAAGGTGGATGGGTCCCACTAGTCATCGCGATAACCTTCTTCATTATCATGTATGTGTGGCATTTCTGCACCGTGAAGCGTTATGAATTTGAGATGCACAGCAAGGTATCTATGGCCTGGATTCTGGGATTAGGGCCAAGCCTTGGCCTTGTCAGGGTTCCTGGGATAGGATTTGTATACACCGAGCTGGCAAGTGGCGTCCCGCTTATCTTCTCCCATTTCATCACCAACCTCCCTGCCATCCATTCAGTTGTTGTATTTGTCTGTGTGAAGTACCTCCCGGTATATACAGTCCCTGTTGAAGAACGGTTCATCATGAAGAGGATTGGTCCAAAGAACTACCACATGTTTCGCTGTGTTGCAAGGTATGGATACAAGGACATCCACAAGAAAGACGAAGACTTTGAGAAGATGCTCCTCGACAGGCTCTTTCTCTTCGTCAGACTGGAGAGCATGATGGATGGCTACTCCGACTCCGAGGATTTCACCATGATGGAGCAGAAGCCTGAGAGGTCCACCAGAGCACTGCTGGCTGAGAAGGCTGGAAGCAACACGATGAGCTCGATTGGTGACATGAGCTACTCATCACATGACTCCATCATGCCGGCAAAGTCACCTTTGACAGGGAACAGCCTGACAAGGTACTCGAGCCAGACATTCGGCGATGAGCAGGAATTCCTGAACCGGTGCAAGGATGCTGGCGTCGTGCACATCCTTGGGAACACGGTCGTGCGGGCGCGCAGGGATTCAGGGATCGTCAAGAAGGTGGCTGTGAATTATGTTTACGCCTTCCTTAGGAAGCTCTGCAGGGAGAACAGTGTGATCTTCAATGTTCCTCATGAAAGCCTTCTGAATGTAGGCCAGATATATTACATATGA